From a region of the Mercurialis annua linkage group LG1-X, ddMerAnnu1.2, whole genome shotgun sequence genome:
- the LOC126666192 gene encoding F-box protein SKIP1-like, with translation MNGNEDKIETSDARSSGSPSSSWSDLTHECLINILSRLTLEQRWLGPMLVCKSWLNASKDSSLHSIFNLQTHFVSLPESSSWWTPQFESKIDSVLRSVVVWSDGSLTDIRTRHCSDFSLNLVAQRCPNLEVLWLESSPNATDASMLQIAFKCGKLRELDISYCYEISHESLVMIGRNCPNLKVLKRNFMNWLDPSQHVGIVPNEYLNACPQDGDSEADAIAKFMPHLVHLELRFSKLTARGLALICEGCLNLEYLDLSGCANLRNRDIANATSSLKKLKDFKKSNFYIPTSGFHTERYGHWRLYDERFQTDAFRL, from the exons ATGAATGGCAACGAGGACAAAATCGAAACCAGCGACGCCAGAAGCAGCGGTTCACCATCGTCATCATGGTCCGATCTAACTCACGAGTGCTTAATCAACATCCTCTCTCGACTCACCTTGGAGCAGCGATGGCTAGGTCCTATGCTAGTTTGCAAATCGTGGCTCAACGCTTCCAAAGATTCTTCACTCCACTCCATTTTTAATCTCCAAACTCACTTCGTCTCGTTACCCGAGTCATCTAGCTGGTGGACCCCACAGTTTGAGAGCAAAATCGATTCCGTTCTCCGCTCCGTCGTCGTTTGGAGCGATGGCTCCCTCACTGACATCCGTACCCGACACTGCTCTGATTTTTCCCTCAATTTGGTCGCCCAAAG GTGCCCAAACCTTGAGGTTCTTTGGCTCGAGAGCAGTCCGAATGCTACTGATGCATCAATGCTTCAGATTGCGTTTAAGTGCGGAAAGCTTCGTGAGCTTGACATCAGTTATTGCTATGAAATATCTCATGAGTCTCTTGTAATGATAGGAAGGAATTGTCCCAATCTTAAGGTTCTTAAACGGAATTTTATGAATTGGTTAGATCCTTCCCAACATGTGGGAATTGTTCCCAATGAGTATTTAAATGCCTGTCCTCAAGATGGGGATTCAGAGGCGGATGCTATTGCTAAATTCATGCCTCATTTGGTGCATCTTGAGCTGAGGTTCTCTAAACTAACTGCAAGAGGACTTGCATTGATTTGTGAAGGGTGTTTGAATCTTGAGTACTTGGATCTATCTGGGTGTGCAAATTTGAGGAATCGGGATATTGCTAATGCTACGTCGAGTTTGAAGAAATTGAAGGATTTTAAAAAGTCTAATTTTTATATCCCCACGTCTGGTTTTCACACTGAAAGGTATGGTCATTGGAGGCTGTATGATGAGCGTTTCCAGACAGACGCTTTCCGTCTTTGA
- the LOC130014693 gene encoding shikimate O-hydroxycinnamoyltransferase-like has translation MKIKIINSTMIRAAQETPSQFLWLSNLDLLHEKNNVPTVYLYNKSTNFDAKVLKDAMSKVLVQFYPVAGRLGRDENGRLEINCNNEGVMFIEAETNSTIDDLGDLMLNLKIPQLIPTVDYSTGISSFLLFVVQVTKFTCGGVSLGIRFHHVLGDGTAALNFINTWCDAARGLPIGVPLIDRTVLRSQYRPNPKFQHTEFGKPLALNNSSTENPKLQSNSIEILKFTPDQLNTLKNKVNNNNGTTRYSSYETLTAHIWRCTSKARSLANDQPTKLYISVDGRSRLDPKLPRNYFGNVSFPTTAIALCEELLSESLQDTAERIRKSVKKMDDEYLRSAIDFLGVLDDLTPVMRGPDACRCPNLHIISWMWLPFYEADFGMGKPIYVRPANPLEGKGYVIPTPGDDNNWALSICLEQDHMHSFKKLFYDF, from the exons atgaaaatcaaaattataaactccACCATGATACGTGCAGCTCAAGAAACTCCTAGTCAGTTTCTATGGCTCTCTAATTTGGACCTATTGCACGAAAAAAACAATGTTCCGACGGTTTATCTCTACAATAAGTCCACTAATTTTGATGCAAAAGTGCTGAAAGATGCCATGAGCAAAGTTCTTGTTCAATTTTATCCAGTTGCAGGCAGATTGGGTAGGGATGAGAATGGCAGACTTGAGATAAACTGTAACAACGAAGGAGTGATGTTTATAGAAGCTGAGACCAACTCTACAATTGATGATCTTGGTGATTTAATGCTTAATTTGAAGATTCCGCAACTCATTCCTACCGTGGATTATTCTACTGGAATCTCttcgtttcttctttttgtcGTACAG GTAACTAAATTTACATGCGGTGGGGTATCGCTTGGAATTCGATTTCATCATGTTTTAGGCGATGGCACAGCAGCTCTCAATTTCATCAACACATGGTGCGATGCAGCTCGAGGCCTCCCCATTGGCGTACCATTGATTGATAGGACAGTTTTGCGTAGCCAATACCGGCCTAACCCTAAGTTTCAACACACCGAGTTCGGTAAGCCACTTGCCTTGAACAATTCTTCCACCGAAAACCCTAAACTTCAATCAAATTCTATCGAAATCCTTAAGTTCACACCGGATCAGCTGAATACATTGAAGAATAAAGTAAACAACAATAATGGTACAACAAGGTATAGCAGCTACGAAACCCTAACTGCGCATATATGGCGTTGCACGTCGAAGGCACGTAGCTTAGCCAATGATCAACCGACAAAGTTATACATTTCCGTTGATGGGAGATCGAGGTTGGACCCTAAACTGCCACGTAATTACTTTGGTAATGTGAGTTTTCCAACTACAGCAATTGCATTATGTGAGGAGTTGTTGTCGGAGTCATTACAGGATACTGCAGAAAGGATAAGAAAGTCAGTAAAGAAGATGGATGATGAATATTTGAGATCGGCAATTGATTTTTTAGGAGTTCTTGATGATCTGACGCCTGTAATGAGAGGCCCGGACGCTTGCCGGTGCCCTAACCTGCATATCATTAGCTGGATGTGGCTGCCATTTTATGAAGCTGATTTTGGGATGGGGAAACCAATATATGTGAGGCCTGCAAATCCACTTGAAGGTAAAGGATATGTTATACCAACTCCTGGTGATGATAATAATTGGGCACTCTCCATATGCCTAGAGCAAGATCACATGCATTCCTTCAAAAAGTTGTTTTATGACTTCTGA
- the LOC126666191 gene encoding shikimate O-hydroxycinnamoyltransferase codes for MKIKIINSTMIRAAQETPIRSLWLSNLDLLHERNNVPTVYLYNKSTNFDAKVLKDAMSKVLVQFYPVAGRLGRDENGRLEINCNNEGVMFLEAETNSRIDDLGDLMLNLKIPQLIPTVDYSTGISSFPLFVVQVTKFRCGGVSLGIRFHHVLADGTAALNFINTWCEAARGLPIGTPPLIDRTVLRSQYQPNPKFQHSEFGKPLTLNNSSAENPILQSNSIEILRFTPDQLSILKSKVNSINGTTTKYSSYETLTAHVWRCTSKARNLADDQPTKLYISVDGRSRLDPKLPRNYFGNVSFPTTAIALCKELLSESLQDTAERIRKAVKMMDNEYLRSAIDFLGTLEDLTPVMRGPDACRCPNLHIISWMWLPFYEADFGMGKPIYVRPANPLEGKGYVMPTPGDDNNWALSICLDQDHMHSFKKLFYHF; via the exons ATGaagatcaaaattataaactccACCATGATACGTGCAGCTCAAGAAACTCCTATTCGATCTCTATGGCTCTCTAATTTAGACCTATTGCACGAAAGAAACAATGTTCCTACGGTTTACCTCTACAATAAGTCCACTAATTTTGATGCAAAAGTGCTGAAAGATGCCATGAGCAAAGTTCTTGTTCAATTTTATCCTGTTGCAGGCAgattgggtagggatgaaaatGGCAGACTTGAGATAAACTGTAACAATGAAGGAGTGATGTTTTTAGAAGCTGAGACCAACTCTAGAATTGATGATCTTGGTGATTTAATGCTTAATTTGAAGATTCCGCAACTTATTCCTACCGTTGATTATTCTACTGGAATCTCTTCGTTTCCTCTTTTTGTCGTACAG GTAACTAAATTTAGATGCGGTGGTGTATCGCTTGGAATTCGATTTCATCATGTTTTAGCTGATGGCACGGCAGCACTCAATTTCATCAACACATGGTGCGAAGCAGCTCGAGGCCTCCCCATTGGCACACCACCATTGATTGACAGGACAGTTCTCCGCAGCCAATACCAACCAAACCCTAAGTTTCAACACTCCGAGTTCGGTAAGCCACTTACACTGAACAATTCTTCCGCCGAAAATCCTATACTTCAATCAAATTCTATCGAAATCCTTAGATTCACACCGGATCAGCTGAGTATATTGAAGAGTAAAGTGAACAGCATAAATGGTACTACAACAAAGTATAGCAGCTACGAAACCCTAACCGCGCATGTATGGCGTTGCACGTCGAAAGCACGCAACTTAGCTGATGATCAACCGACGAAGCTATACATTTCCGTTGACGGGAGATCGAGATTGGACCCTAAACTGCCGCGTAATTACTTTGGTAATGTGAGTTTTCCGACTACAGCAATTGCATTATGTAAAGAGTTGCTGTCGGAGTCATTACAGGATACTGCAGAAAGGATAAGAAAGGCAGTAAAGATGATGGATAATGAATATTTGAGATCAGCTATTGATTTTTTAGGAACTCTCGAGGATTTGACTCCTGTAATGAGAGGACCTGACGCTTGCCGGTGCCCTAACCTGCATATCATTAGCTGGATGTGGCTGCCATTTTATGAAGCTGATTTTGGGATGGGGAAACCAATATATGTGAGGCCTGCAAATCCACTGGAAGGTAAAGGATATGTTATGCCAACTCCTGGTGATGATAATAATTGGGCACTCTCCATCTGCCTCGACCAAGATCACATGCACTCCTTCAAAAAGTTGTTCTATCACTTCTGA
- the LOC126653969 gene encoding uncharacterized protein LOC126653969, translated as MEFKFRAVDGRPPACFAQPSSSTVSYFSQHSLQEDYPLMHPDPDLMGIEEMNREIEKERIREEILHEEKMRRRCILEAEVRRELMIERGLGALSFDNRIVMRFEPTRPSPFHVINQFDRRSWLNDGRPAFPSTELSQQPLQRLPQGPRIVSDVTPDNNKSKLIVLGKPDPNLFGLKRKAVTPPGGDAVEIPYSCSKKPREEWSCALCQVSASCEQGLKDHLLGKKHKAKEVKLRANNAAKTPPLPNKSMEKANLAIAEPQINEKSVQGVTNRKLKKKNAVKKSIKGKRKGELKTNKNWKFWCGICMIGTYSEVVMGDHKKGKKHLTQLQKLNQNAEPVSTITVVGASSSAAVEEAKNEEAVGKEADEKMMESVSNNEKITEIVAYNDKTGICIVDLDETVGDSMVS; from the exons ATGGAATTTAAATTCCGAGCCGTCGACGGTAGACCGCCGGCATGTTTCGCACAGCCTTCGTCCTCTACTGTCAGTTACTTTTCCCAGCATTCACTCCAAG AGGACTATCCATTAATGCATCCTGATCCTGACCTAATGGGAATCGAGGAGATGAATCGCGAGATTGAGAAGGAGAGAATAAGAGAAGAGATACTCCACGAGGAAAAGATGCGACGTCGTTGTATTCTAGAAGCTGAAGTAAGGAGAGAACTGATGATTGAGAGAGGACTCGGAGCTTTATCTTTTGATAATAGGATTGTAATGCGGTTTGAACCTACTAGACCGTCACCGTTCCATGTCATCAACCAATTTGATCGTCGCAGCTGGCTCAACGACGGCCGACCGGCATTTCCTAGCACTGAGTTATCACAGCAGCCGCTGCAGCGGTTACCCCAAGGTCCGCGGATTGTTTCTGATGTCACACCTGACAATAACAAGAGTAAATTGATTGTTTTG GGTAAGCCTGATCCAAATCTTTTTGGATTAAAGCGGAAGGCTGTAACACCGCCAGGAGGAGATGCGGTTGAGATACCTTATTCTTGTTCAAAGAAGCCTAGGGAAGAGTGGAGTTGCGCTCTTTGTCAGGTTAGCGCTTCATGCGAACAAGGTCTGAAGGACCATCTTCTTGGCAAGAAACATAAGGCTAAAGAAGTTAAACTGAGAGCAAATAATGCGGCCAAAACCCCCCCGTTGCCAAACAAAAGTATGGAGAAAGCTAACCTCGCAATTGCGGAGCCGCAAATTAATGAGAAATCAGTTCAAGGTGTTACAAATAGAAAACTGAAGAAGAAAAATGCGGTGAAGAAAAGTATCAAAGGGAAGAGGAAGGGAGAGTTGAAGACAAATAAAAATTGGAAATTCTGGTGTGGTATATGTATGATAGGAACTTACTCTGAAGTAGTAATGGGTGATCATAAAAAGGGTAAGAAGCATTTAACTCAACTCCAGAAACTTAATCAAAATGCCGAACCTGTTTCGACCATCACGGTAGTGGGGGCATCGTCATCTGCAGCTGTGGAGGAGGCAAAGAATGAGGAAGCTGTGGGTAAAGAAGCAGATGAGAAGATGATGGAAAGTGTCTCAAACAATGAGAAAATAACAGAAATCGTTGCTTATAATGATAAGACCGGCATTTGCATTGTAGATTTAGATGAAACAGTTGGAGATTCTATGGTAAGCTAA
- the LOC126653981 gene encoding uncharacterized protein LOC126653981, translating into MMKKMKRVPNNNMAMAESSSLSPYASVYEDPRTRLKFQSLLQDFHELNKETDSQRKQLQMMKEKKSTLSAEIRFLRRRYTYLMQKKSQNPDPEPKHVLKQNLVNGSKIVRKEKRSTGNDASVQRSVSGFDLNRKGKVYSEREPTLRSPALNFDRNQKQKSYIRKEATMRNSAAIPDLNQKERIYSGKEAAAVRNNTPIFDLNQISREEEELQANGEMMRSEEPKICLIRGASDEQLNDLKLSACRNIGNGSSRTGKRKISWQDQVALRV; encoded by the exons atgatgaagaagatgaaaaggGTTCCCAATAATAATATGGCTATGGCCGAGTCTTCTTCTCTTTCTCCATATGCTTCTGTTTATGAGGATCCCAGGACCAGGCTTAAGTTTCAAAGTCTTTTGCAGGACTTTCACGAGTTGAATAAG GAAACAGATTCCCAAAGAAAGCAATTGCAGATGatgaaagaaaagaaatcaaCTTTGTCGGCTGAAATCAG ATTTCTGAGACGACGATACACGTACTTGATGCAGAAGAAATCTCAAAACCCTGATCCTGAGCCAAAACATGTTCTGAAACAGAATTTGGTTAATGGAAGTAAAATTGTTAGGAAAGAAAAACGATCCACTGGCAATGATGCTTCTGTGCAACGCTCGGTTTCGGGTTTTGATTTAAACAGAAAGGGAAAGGTATATAGCGAACGAGAACCTACTTTGAGAAGCCCGGCTTTGAACTTTGATAGAAACCAGAAGCAGAAGTCTTATATTCGGAAGGAGGCTACAATGCGTAATTCAGCAGCAATTCCAGACTTGAATCAAAAAGAAAGGATTTACAGCGGAAAAGAAGCTGCAGCAGTTAGAAACAACACTCCGATTTTTGACTTAAACCAAATTTCG AGAGAGGAAGAAGAACTACAGGCAAACGGTGAGATGATGAGATCAGAAGAACCTAAGATTTGCTTAATAAGAGGCGCAAGCGACGAGCAACTCAATGATTTGAAGTTATCAGCCTGTAGAAATATCGGAAATGGATCGAGTCGGACGGGGAAGAGGAAGATTTCATGGCAGGATCAGGTGGCTTTAAGGGTTTAA
- the LOC126664823 gene encoding uncharacterized protein LOC126664823 — MKKLVTFQVLLFLIYFTTLLCYVYAFDHHHLSFTTPQSKPLKHVKYVLDDEGLHEVDVKSLHIKHGKGSYGGGDLLHARSGHRNGAMKSSSFITTLVLQYVMAGLGIIVLFF; from the exons ATGAAGAAATTAGTAACATTTCAAGTGCTTCTCTTTTTGATTTACTTTACAACACTTTTATGCTATGTCTATGCATTTGATCATCACCATCTTTCATTCACCACTCCTCAATCCAAGCCATTAAAACATGTTAAAT ATGTACTAGATGATGAGGGATTGCATGAAGTTGATGTAAAGAGTTTGCATATTAAGCATGGAAAAGGATCATATGGTGGTGGAGATCTCCTTCATGCACGTTCCGGCCACCGGAATGGAGCAATGAAATCCTCTTCCTTCATCACAACATTAGTTCTTCAATATGTTATGGCAGGGTTGGGCATTATTGTTCTCTTCTTTTGA
- the LOC126666193 gene encoding UPF0057 membrane protein At4g30660-like, translating into MPSKCAIFCEILIAILLPPLGVCLRHGCCTVEFWICVLLTILGYIPGIIYALYAIVFVNREEFFDEYRRPLYAAYD; encoded by the exons atgCCAAGCAAGTGCGCCATCTTCTGCGAAATCCTTATAGCAATTTTGCTTCCTCCTCTAGGCGTTTGCCTTAGGCATGGCTGTTGCACT GTAGAGTTCTGGATTTGTGTGCTATTAACTATTCTGGGTTATATACCAGGAATAATCTATGCTTTGTACGCCATCGTTTTCGTCAATCGTGAGGAGTTCTTTGATGAGTATAGGCGTCCTCTTTATGCTGCTTACGACTAG